The Gemmatirosa kalamazoonensis nucleotide sequence CTCCGTGGTGTTCAACCTCAAGCTCTGAGGACCGCGCGATGACCCACCCGTCGCGCCGTGCGCTGAGCGCCGCGCTGATACTGCTCGCGCTCACCGCCATGGCCGCCGCCCGGTCGGCCGCGCCGCGGCGGCGTGGCTGGTCGGCCGAGCAGCGCACGCTGCTCCGGTCGCTCTCGCTCGCCAGCCTCGGCCCGCTGCCGGCCGATCCGTCGAACCGCTACGCCGACGACCCGCGCGCCGCCACGCTCGGCCGCGCCCTCTTCTTCGACGCGCGCCTGAGCGGGAACGGCACGGTGTCGTGCGCCACCTGCCACGTGCCGGCGACGGACTTCCAGGACGGCACGCCGCTCGGCCACGGCATGGGCACCACGGCGCGGCGCACGATGCCCGTCGCCGGCACGGCGCACGGCGCGTGGTTCTTCTGGGACGGCCGCGCCGACAGCCAGTGGGCGCAGGCGCTGGGCCCGCTGGAGAGCGCGGTGGAGCACGGCGGCAGCCGTGCGCAGTACGCCCACGTCGTCGCCGATCACTACCGACGTGAGTACGAGGCGGTGTTCGGCCCGCTGCCGCGGCTGGACGACGTCCCGGCGCACGCGGGCCCGGTCGCCGACACGGCGTGGCGCGCGGCGTGGGATCGCCTCGCGCCGACACGGCAGGACGACGTCAGCCGCGTGTACGCGAACGTCGGCAAGGCGATCGCGGCGTTCGAGCGGCGCGTGGAGCTCCCGCCGACGCGCTTCGATCGGTACGTGGACGACGAGCTCGCGGGTCGCGCGCGCACGCCGGAATCGACGCTGAGCGCGGACGAGGAGCAGGGGCTGCGGCTGTTCCTCGGCCAGGCGAGCTGCGTGAACTGTCACAACGGGCCGCGCTTCACCGACGACCACTTCCACAACACCGGCGTGCCGCTGCCGAAGGTCGCGCTGCCGTTCGACAGCGGCCGCATCGTCGGCGTGCGGCAGGCGGTGGCGGGAGAGTTCAACTGCACGAGCCGCTACAGCGACGCGCAGGTGGACGACTGCGCCGAGCTGCGGTTCGCGATCACCGAGGGCGAGGCGCTGGTGCGCGCGTACAAGACGCCGTCGCTGCGCGGCGTGGCCGAGCGCGCGCCGTACATGCACGCGGGGCAGCTCGCGACATTGTCCGAGGTGGTCGCGCACTACGACCGCGCGCCGCGCGCGCCGGCCGGGCACAGCGAGCTCAAGCCGCTGCGGCTCTCGCCCACCGAGCGCCGCCAGATCGAGGCGTTCCTCCGAACGCTCTCGGAGCGTTAGGCACCGCGCCTAACGCTCCGGGCGCGTGCGTCAGCTCCCCGGCGTCCCGAAGCCGACGCTGCCGCCGCCGGTCTGCTCCGGCGTGACCTGCCGCACGCGCGGCGGCCGCCCGAAGTTGTACTGGTAGCCGAGGAAGACGACGCGCGACTGCGGGTTCCGCTCGGTGAGCTGCAGCACCTTGCCGTCGCTCGTCTTGATGCGGAACCGCACCATCTCGAACGGATCGGCCACGCGCAGCAGCACGGCGCCCCGGTCGCCCTGGATCTTCCGGCGCAGCGCGACGTTCGCGACCTGCTGCGCGCCGTACTCGCCGCGCTCGATCTTCAGCGGCGCGCGGTAGTTGTACGCCGCCTGGATGGTGAGCGTCCGCGTCACCTCCGACGTCACGTTGATGCGGCCCATCCAGCCGATCGCGTTCGAGCCCACGGCGCTCGTCGAGCCGCCGTCCGTCACCTGCTTGAAGAGGCCGAAGTTCGTGAGTGCCGTGAACCGCGGCGAGAGCCGCAGCTGTCCGGTGAGGTCCGAGCCCCACGAGTCGCTGTGCGCGAGGTTCCGGAAGCTGATCGACGTCACCTCGCGCGTGTCGAGCGTGTCGGTGGTGTTGATGTCGATGCGGATGATGTTCGTCGTGCGCCGGTAGAACGGCGAGATCTGCAGCATCCCCTTCGATCCCGTCTTCGTCAGCCCGAGCTCCATCGCGTCGGTGTACTCGGGGCGCAGGTCGGGGTTGCCGAAGAACACGTTGTCGGCGTCGAAGTAGTTCGGGAACGGGTTCAGCTCCTGCGTCCCCGGCCGGCGGATGCGGCGCGAGTAGCTCGACTTCAGCGTCGTGTTCGGGGCGAGCGTGTACGACGCGACCGCGCTCGGGAACAGGCTCGCGTAGTCGTACGGGTAGCGCTGCGTCGCGAGGCTGAACGTGCGGTTCGCGTACTCGCCGCGCAGCCCGGCCTGCAGATCCCACTTCTTCACGCCCTGACTCAACACCGCGTACACGGCGTGCACCCCCTCGTCGAACGCGAGCACGTTGCTCAGCGGGCTCGGGGCCCACGTGCCGGTGCCCGTCGGGTCGACGGTGACGGCGTAGTCGCGGTCGATCCACCGGACGTTGCTCTTCCATCCCGCCTCGAGCTTCGTGCGGCGCTTGGCGAACGCCTTCAGGTAGTCCACCTGGGCGGTGAGCTGCTGCGTCACCGCGTCGTTGCGCTCGATCTTCCCGTCGCGATAGCTCGTGCCCGACAGACGGCGCTCGTCGTTCGCGTCCTCGTCGTGCGAGCGGTTGAAGCGCAGCTCCGTGGAGATCTCGTGGACGCGCGGCGCGAGCGTGCGCTTCAGCGCGACGTCGTAGTCGAACATGGTCCCGGTGGCGTCCGCTTCCCTCGGCCGCACGTACTGGTCGAGCGTGGCGCCGGCGCCGCTGAGCAGCGTCTGCGTCGTCGTCGACGCCTCGCCGGAGCCGCGGTGGCTCAGGATCAGCGCGTTCGACAGCACGTCGCGCGGCGAGAGCTTGTAGTCGACCGTCGCGTTCAGGTTCTGACCGCGCTGGCGCGGGCGCAGCAGGATGTCCTGGCCGGTGATGCTCTGCAGCGCGTTCGTCGCGTCGAAGCGCTCGCGGTCGTTCACGCCGACGGCGGTGCGGTGGTCGGACACCAGGCCGACGCCGACGAACGTGCTCCACGGCCCGCTCTGGTAGCCGAGGTTCCCGGAGCCGTTGTAGCGGTCCGCGTCGGACACCGCCGTGTTCACCGCGCCGCTGAGGCCGAGGTCGACGTTCGACTTCAGCGCGACGTTGATGATCCCCGCCATCCCCTCCGGATCGTACTTGGCGGACGGGTTGGGGATGACCTCGATGCGGTCGATGACGTTGGCGGACAGCGTCTTCAGGTACGCGGCGAGCTGCGCGCCGCGCATCGGCGTCGGACGCCCGTTGATCTGCACGACGACGTTCTCGTTGCCGCGCAGGCTCACCTTGCCGTCCATGTCGACCTGCACCGAGGGCACGTGCTCGAGCAGCTCGCTCGCGTTCGCCGCGCCGGGCGCGAGGTCCTTCGCGCGATACGCGTTCCGATCCGGCTCCGTGACGACGGCCGCGCGCTCCTCCTTCACCGTCACCCCGGAGAGCGTCACGGCCACGGGCGCGAGCTTCGCCACGCCGAGGTCGAGGACCGGCGTGGTGGGCGGCAGCGTGACGTCCTGGATGACTGGCGCGTATCCGATGTAGGCGACGCGGATCGAGAACCGTCCCGGCCGCAGGCCGGTGATGCGGAACGCGCCGTCCCGGCCGGCGAGCGCGCCGGCGACCGTGAGCCCGTTCGCCTTCAGGCGGAGCGTGACCGAGGCCTGCGGGATCGGCGTGTTCGCGGTGTCGACGATCCGGCCGCGGATCTCGAACGACGGCGGCGGGCCGGCCGGCGGTGTACCGCCCGACGGCGCGGGCGTCTGCGCGGCGGCGGTGCCGGGGCGCAGCGCGAGGGACGACGCCAGCAGCGCGGCGGCGAGGAGTCGGGGTTGCGGCATGGGGGGACGGAGACGGGTGCGGGGTCGGCGCGGTGCAGACCGCAGAGTACTTCAAGCCACAAAGTACGGCCCCCCTCCGCCCCCGGTTTCAACCCGACGACCGCCGCCCCGAGAGCAGCAGCCGGATCGCCCAGCCGCAGAGCACCGCGCTCAGCACCGTGAGCGCGAGGAACCCCGGATCGGACGCCAGACGCGGCGCCTCCGCCGCCATGCGCCACACGTGGGCGACGACGATGAGGCCGAAGATGACGCCGGTGACGAGCAGGTACGCGCGCACGAGCCGCTCCCGCGTGAAGGGTGACGTGAAGCGTGACGTGACGGGTGAGCCTTACGACGCCAGCGGGTGTCCGATCTCCCAGTCGTGGCCGAACGGGTCGCGCACGCGTCCGAGCCGCCACCCGTAGTCCTCCTTCACCGCCACGATCTCGCGCGCGCCCGCCGCGACCGCGCGCGCCACCGATGCATCCGGATCGGCGACGGTGAGGATCATCCGCACCGTGCCGCCGCCGAGCGACTCCGGGCTGTAGTTCGCGTGCGCCGGCGACTCGTCGCTCACCCAGAACTCGGCGCCGTCCACCGACAGGCGCGCGACGACCGCGCCGTCGGGCGACTCGATGCGGAACCGCTCCGCGGCGCCGAACGCGCGCACGTAGAACTCCACCGCCTGCGCGCCGCGCCGGACCGACAGCATCGGCGCGAGCGACGTGCGGACCGGCACCGTCGTCGTCGACATGCGCTCCTCTCCGGGTGAGTGCCTAACGCGACGCGCCGAGCCGGCGCAGGTACGCGCGGTCGAGCCGCGCGGCGATGGCGATGGCCGCGACCCACGCGGCGACCGTCGCCGCCGTGCGCACGAGCGCCGCCGCGGCGTCGAGCCGCGCGTCGCGCAGCAGGTGCGTGAGATAGGCGACGACGAACAGCGCGCCCCACGCGGTGAGCAGGCGCGCCGGCTCGCGCTCGAGCCGCACGCACAGCGGCTCGACGTCGAGCTCCCACGCGGCGACGGCGACGACGACGAGCGCCATCGACAGGTGCGCGGCGGGACGGTACCACGGCGACAGGGACACGCCGTCCACGTCGCCGCCGCGCTGCAGGTGCGCGACGAGCTGCAGCGCGATCGCCACCAGCGTGGACGCGAGCAGCGACGCGGCGACCTTCGCCGCGTACAGGGCGCGCCGTCCCGCGCCGTGCGCGCGTCGAAGCTCCGCGGCCACCGTGTCGGCGTCGCCGAAGCGCGCGAGCGCGGCGCGCACCGCATCGGGCGCGCCGTCGGCGGCTGCGATCGCGTCGTCGAAGTGCGCGACGAGCTCGCGCCGGAGGTCGTCGCGCGCCTGCGCGCTCGCGAGCCCCGCGTCGCGCACGAGACGCTCGACGAGCGCGTCGATCTCCTCGCGGCCGGCGGGCATGCGCCTCACGCGGGGTCGGGGCCGCCGAGGATCGCGCGCATCGCGGCGGAGATCGCCTCCCACTGTCGCCGCTTCGACGCGGCCTGGCGACGCCCCTTCGCGGTGAGGCTGTAGTACTTCCGCGCCCGGCCCGTGTCTCCCTGCCGCCACTGCGCGGTGACGTACCCGGCGCGCTCCATGGCGTGCAGCGCGGGATAGATGGTGCCTTCCTTGAGCTGGAACTGGCGTGCGCTGCGGCGCTCGGCTTCCTGCAGCAGCTCGTACGCGTACATCGGCCGCTCGCCGAGCAGCGAGAGGATCAGCACGCCGACGGTGCCGGTGAGGAACTCGCGGTCGTAGTCCATGCGTGGCCTTGGCGAGCAAGGTACGAAGCCTTGCTCACCAAGGCAAGAGCGCTCAGGGCGGGCTCACGGCGACGTGCGCAGCCGCCAGCCGCTGGAGTCGCGCACGAGCGTGGCGAGCGACGTCGCGTCGGACTTGAGGTGGTCGCGCACGCCGTTCAGCGTGATCTCGATCCGGCTCTGCACCGTGGCCGCGATGACGTCGCCGTCGAACTTCGTGTCGAGCACCGTCAGGCGCGCGTCGATGCGCTTCGCGTTGTGGAACACTTTCGCCCACTGCGCGCGCTCCTTCTCCGGCATGTACGGCACCGCGCGGCTCAGCGCCGCGAGGTCCCGCGTCGACAGCGCGATCGCGAACGCGTCGACGGCCTGCTGCGCATCGCGGCGCGCCTCGGCGACGCGCGCGGCATCGGGTCGGCTCGCCGCCGAGGCCGTGTCGTCGCGGCCGCGGCGCCACAGCGACTCGGCCGCGGCCGCGAACTCCTCGTTGCGGACGACGGCCTTCGACGACGGCGACGGCGCCTCGAGATGCAGATCGGGAATCGTCCCGTCGACCCGCGGCGCGCCGGCGAGCATCGAGTCGAGGTGCGAGGACAGCACCGACGCGCGCGACGTGTCCTCGGTGCTCGCCGCGGTTCTGTCCGCGGCGGCTTCCGCGACATGGTCCGGCGCGCGCGGCGACGAATCGACGGCCACCTTGTCGCGCGCGACGGCCGCCTGCACGCGCGGCGAGGCGTCCGCGGCGGGCCGCGCGCTCGGCGTCGCCCGCAGGGCGAGCGTTCCCGCCGCGACGGCGGAGATCTCGCGCGGCGCCGGCTCGGGCGAGCCGGCACCCCGCAGCGCCGCCGTCGCGACGATGAGCACGCCCGCGCTCACCAGTGCCGCCGCGAGGCGCCGCCGCGCGAGCGGTGCGAGCACGTCGCTCCAGCGGCGCTCGGCGTCGACATCGCCGGACACGTCGGACGTCACCGCCGCGGCGGTCGGCCGATTCGGCCACTCATCGAGCTCGGTCCACGGCACCTGCGCGGCGAGCGCCGCCTCGGTCATCCAGCGCGGCGTGTCGGCGTCGATCGACAGCTCGAGGATCGCCGGCGACGGCAACGGCTCGGGCTCGGCTGCCGACATCGGCATCGGATCCTCGGCCGCGACGAACTGCTCCCAGAGCGCCTTCACGCTCGGGGGACGCAGCTGCGGGTCGGCCGACCGCGCGGCGGCGAGCACCTCGGCCGTGGTACGGGCGTCCGGCGCGGAGTCGGCGCCGCGCGCGGCCCTGCGACGCCGCCCGCCGCGACGTGGCGGCTCGGACACGTCGCTGACCGACGGCGGGGGCGCCTGGTCGCGGGCGAACTGCAGCAGCGACGCGAGCGAGAAGACGTCGGACCGCGCGTCGAGCGCCCTCCCGGCGACGTACTCGGGGCTCAGGAACGGCAGCTCGTGCGGCGCGAACGTGCGCCCGATCGCGTCGGTGCCGATGCCGAGCACGCTCACCGACTCGTCGCGCCGGTCGGCCGACCACTCGAGCAGGATGCTGTCCGGCGTGAGGCCGCCGTGGAACAGCCCCAGCGCGTGCGCCTCCTCGAGCGCGTCGACGACGAGCTTCCCGATGCGCATCAGCCGCTCGGGCTCGAGTCGTCCGAACTGCGTCACGATCTCGCGGAGCGTCGGGCCGCGGCGGTGCTCGATGGCGAAGAAGACGCGCCCGCTCGACGTGCGGCCCCACGGATCCACCGTCGGGAAGGACGGATGCGCGAGTCGTCGCGCCAGATCCAGCTCGTCCGTGACACGCTGCACCGAAGCGGGGTCCTGCATCGCGGCTGGTCGCAGCACGTACAGCACGCGCGGTGCACCGGTCGGCAGGTGGAACGCGTGCATGACGTCGGCACCGGGATAGCGCGTCAGGAGCGCCTGCAGCTCGTACTCGCCGACGTAGCGCGGGGGACCCCGCCGTTCGAGGGTCACGTCCGGCGGGCCGAAGCCGGGTTCCGCCACCTGCCATGTCTCGGTCTGCTCGTACATTGCGCCCTCCGCATCCCGCGTCAGCGTCCCGCGTCAGCCGTCCGCGACGCCAGCGCGGAGGGCTCGAGAACGATCGGTGCCCCGGCGATCACCGGGTCACAGCGACGCTCTCGGTCTACTCATTGGGACCACGCCGCCGCGACCGGATGCGAATCACCAGCATCTCGGGCGCGAGTCGGACTGGGGAATCCGACGCGGACGGCGGGGAAAGGCGGAGATTGGGGGGACGATCCCG carries:
- a CDS encoding serine/threonine protein kinase, translating into MYEQTETWQVAEPGFGPPDVTLERRGPPRYVGEYELQALLTRYPGADVMHAFHLPTGAPRVLYVLRPAAMQDPASVQRVTDELDLARRLAHPSFPTVDPWGRTSSGRVFFAIEHRRGPTLREIVTQFGRLEPERLMRIGKLVVDALEEAHALGLFHGGLTPDSILLEWSADRRDESVSVLGIGTDAIGRTFAPHELPFLSPEYVAGRALDARSDVFSLASLLQFARDQAPPPSVSDVSEPPRRGGRRRRAARGADSAPDARTTAEVLAAARSADPQLRPPSVKALWEQFVAAEDPMPMSAAEPEPLPSPAILELSIDADTPRWMTEAALAAQVPWTELDEWPNRPTAAAVTSDVSGDVDAERRWSDVLAPLARRRLAAALVSAGVLIVATAALRGAGSPEPAPREISAVAAGTLALRATPSARPAADASPRVQAAVARDKVAVDSSPRAPDHVAEAAADRTAASTEDTSRASVLSSHLDSMLAGAPRVDGTIPDLHLEAPSPSSKAVVRNEEFAAAAESLWRRGRDDTASAASRPDAARVAEARRDAQQAVDAFAIALSTRDLAALSRAVPYMPEKERAQWAKVFHNAKRIDARLTVLDTKFDGDVIAATVQSRIEITLNGVRDHLKSDATSLATLVRDSSGWRLRTSP
- a CDS encoding HAAS signaling domain-containing protein; protein product: MPAGREEIDALVERLVRDAGLASAQARDDLRRELVAHFDDAIAAADGAPDAVRAALARFGDADTVAAELRRAHGAGRRALYAAKVAASLLASTLVAIALQLVAHLQRGGDVDGVSLSPWYRPAAHLSMALVVVAVAAWELDVEPLCVRLEREPARLLTAWGALFVVAYLTHLLRDARLDAAAALVRTAATVAAWVAAIAIAARLDRAYLRRLGASR
- a CDS encoding TonB-dependent receptor domain-containing protein; translated protein: MPQPRLLAAALLASSLALRPGTAAAQTPAPSGGTPPAGPPPSFEIRGRIVDTANTPIPQASVTLRLKANGLTVAGALAGRDGAFRITGLRPGRFSIRVAYIGYAPVIQDVTLPPTTPVLDLGVAKLAPVAVTLSGVTVKEERAAVVTEPDRNAYRAKDLAPGAANASELLEHVPSVQVDMDGKVSLRGNENVVVQINGRPTPMRGAQLAAYLKTLSANVIDRIEVIPNPSAKYDPEGMAGIINVALKSNVDLGLSGAVNTAVSDADRYNGSGNLGYQSGPWSTFVGVGLVSDHRTAVGVNDRERFDATNALQSITGQDILLRPRQRGQNLNATVDYKLSPRDVLSNALILSHRGSGEASTTTQTLLSGAGATLDQYVRPREADATGTMFDYDVALKRTLAPRVHEISTELRFNRSHDEDANDERRLSGTSYRDGKIERNDAVTQQLTAQVDYLKAFAKRRTKLEAGWKSNVRWIDRDYAVTVDPTGTGTWAPSPLSNVLAFDEGVHAVYAVLSQGVKKWDLQAGLRGEYANRTFSLATQRYPYDYASLFPSAVASYTLAPNTTLKSSYSRRIRRPGTQELNPFPNYFDADNVFFGNPDLRPEYTDAMELGLTKTGSKGMLQISPFYRRTTNIIRIDINTTDTLDTREVTSISFRNLAHSDSWGSDLTGQLRLSPRFTALTNFGLFKQVTDGGSTSAVGSNAIGWMGRINVTSEVTRTLTIQAAYNYRAPLKIERGEYGAQQVANVALRRKIQGDRGAVLLRVADPFEMVRFRIKTSDGKVLQLTERNPQSRVVFLGYQYNFGRPPRVRQVTPEQTGGGSVGFGTPGS
- a CDS encoding VOC family protein produces the protein MSTTTVPVRTSLAPMLSVRRGAQAVEFYVRAFGAAERFRIESPDGAVVARLSVDGAEFWVSDESPAHANYSPESLGGGTVRMILTVADPDASVARAVAAGAREIVAVKEDYGWRLGRVRDPFGHDWEIGHPLAS
- a CDS encoding cytochrome-c peroxidase, encoding MTHPSRRALSAALILLALTAMAAARSAAPRRRGWSAEQRTLLRSLSLASLGPLPADPSNRYADDPRAATLGRALFFDARLSGNGTVSCATCHVPATDFQDGTPLGHGMGTTARRTMPVAGTAHGAWFFWDGRADSQWAQALGPLESAVEHGGSRAQYAHVVADHYRREYEAVFGPLPRLDDVPAHAGPVADTAWRAAWDRLAPTRQDDVSRVYANVGKAIAAFERRVELPPTRFDRYVDDELAGRARTPESTLSADEEQGLRLFLGQASCVNCHNGPRFTDDHFHNTGVPLPKVALPFDSGRIVGVRQAVAGEFNCTSRYSDAQVDDCAELRFAITEGEALVRAYKTPSLRGVAERAPYMHAGQLATLSEVVAHYDRAPRAPAGHSELKPLRLSPTERRQIEAFLRTLSER
- a CDS encoding PadR family transcriptional regulator, which codes for MDYDREFLTGTVGVLILSLLGERPMYAYELLQEAERRSARQFQLKEGTIYPALHAMERAGYVTAQWRQGDTGRARKYYSLTAKGRRQAASKRRQWEAISAAMRAILGGPDPA